CCTGGCGATCACCGTACTCCTTTTTCTTGCAGGCCTGCAGGCCATCCGTGCCCTGCGCCCGGCCTGGTCGGCCCGGATTGAGTACTTCATCGCAGACGCCCGGGCCGAGCCTGCCTCGGATCCGCCGCCGGCTGCCGCTGTGGCGGATCTCCGGCTGGCAGCCTTCACGCCCGAGGTCCGCCGTTGGTCCGCCCACATCCTGCGCTGGGCCTCCGACTACGACCTGCCGCCCGAGCTCGTTGCGACCGTGATGCAGATCGAGAGTTGTGGTGCCCCGGGCGTGCGCTCACCCGCCGGCGCCGCCGGCCTGTTCCAAGTCATGCCATTTCACTTCGAAGCCTCCGAAGACCCGTTCGAAATCGAAACCAACGCCGCCAGAGGCCTGGCGTATCTGGCACGCGGCCTGGACCTGGCCGGCGGCCGTGCCGATCTGGCGCTTGCCGGGTACAACGGCGGACACGGACTGATTGCTCGCGATCCCGCAACCTGGCCGCGCCAGACACAACGCTATGTCCACTGGGGAACCGGTATCCTACAGGACGTCGAACGCGGCGGCTCCGCCAGCCCGACCCTGCAGGCGTGGCTGGATGCCGGCGGGAAACACCTCTGCCAGCGTGCGGCCGACACCCGTCTCGCCTCCGACTGACAGCTCCCAGCTCTTCCCAGGCCGGACTTCGTGGTCCCCTGTCGGGAAAACAAAGTGCGCCCGGCAGCAGCTGCCGAGCGCCCACGCCATGACCAGCCTTTCTCTTTCCCCGGCGTCCCGGTCCCGGGGTATCCCCCCAG
This DNA window, taken from Anaerolineales bacterium, encodes the following:
- a CDS encoding transglycosylase SLT domain-containing protein — its product is MLARPHPLLPSLPSLPAPLRSGAGRRPREIRLAWGIPLAITVLLFLAGLQAIRALRPAWSARIEYFIADARAEPASDPPPAAAVADLRLAAFTPEVRRWSAHILRWASDYDLPPELVATVMQIESCGAPGVRSPAGAAGLFQVMPFHFEASEDPFEIETNAARGLAYLARGLDLAGGRADLALAGYNGGHGLIARDPATWPRQTQRYVHWGTGILQDVERGGSASPTLQAWLDAGGKHLCQRAADTRLASD